AAAGTTGCTCCCATGGGGCGACGCCGATCAAGGGGGCCGGCGTGGCACAGATTTTTAGCGCTTCAGCGGATGCGAAGCTTCGGCTTTTCGCCGGAGCGGTCGCGCTTGCCGTGGTGGTGGGCGGCGCGCTGTGGTGGTCGGCGGCGAGCTCCAGCTATCGCACCGACGTCGATTGGGTCAGCGAACAGCCCGTCCCCTTCAGCCATCAGCACCATGCCGGCGAACTCGGCATCGACTGTCGCTATTGCCACGACACGGTCGAAACCAGCGCGCAAGCCGGCCTGCCGCCGACCGAGACCTGCATGACCTGCCATTCGCAGATCTGGACAGATGCGGAGATGCTGGCGCCGGTGCGCAAGAGCCTCGCCACGGGAGAGCCGCTTGAGTGGAACCGCGTCGCGCGGGTTCCCGACTACGTCTATTTCGATCACTCGATCCATGTGGCCACCGGCGTGCCCTGCGAGACCTGCCACGGACGCGTCGACCAGATGCCGCTGATGAAACAGGCAAAGCCGTTCGAGATGGGCTGGTGCCTCGATTGCCATCGCGATCCCGCCCCCGAACTGCGCCCCCCGAGCGAAGTCACCCGCATGGACTGGTCGAGCCTTGATGACGATCTCGCGGCGCATCGCGATTACGGCGCGCTCGTCGTCGAGGCGCGCGGCATCGAGCCGGACCGTCTCGACGACTGCAATGTCTGTCACCGATGAAGGAGGGCACGTGACGCAAGAATCCGACATCTTCCGCAAGCATCTCGACGGCCGCTCGGGCAAGGCGCTCTGGCGCGGACTGGAGCAATTGTCAGCCACGGAGGAGTTCAACGCTTTCCTGACGTCGGAATTTCCGGCGCTTCAGGCCATCGGCGACGGCATCACCCGGCGCGGGCTGTTGAAGACCATGGCCGCTTCCTTCGCGCTTGCCGGGCTCACGGGCTGCGAGGCGCGCTCTGACGAGAACGCGCTGCCCTATGTGCGCGCCGCCGCAAGCCGCGAAAAGCCGGTGCTCTATGCGACCGCCACGCGGCTTTCCGGCTATGCGCTCCCCGTTCTCGGTCAGACGGTCGCGGGCCGACCGGTGAAGCTCGAGGGCAATCCCGATCATCCGGCCACCGGCGGCGCCACCGATGTCTTTCTGCAGGCAGCCCTCCTCGGCCTCTACGACCCCGACCGGTCGCAGGCGCCCAGGGAATTCGGCGACCCGGCAAGCTGGGCAGCCTTCGACGCCTTTCTGGCGGAAAAACGCGCGACCCTGGACGCGACCGCCGGCGCGGGGCTCAGCATTCTCACCGGTCAGATCACCTCCCCCACAATGATCCGCCAGCTTGAAGCGCTGCTTGCCCGCTGGCCGCTGGCGCGCTGGCACGTCACTGAACCGGTCAACGAGGACAATCGCATTCTCGGCGCCGAGGCCGCCTTCGGCCGGGCGCTGATGCCGCAGCCGGATTTCAGCCGCGCCGAAACCATCCTCTCGTTCTCCGATGATTTTCTGGGCCCCGGCCCGCGCCAGTCGGTCAACGCCCGGCAATGGAGCCAACGACGCAAGGCTTTTCGCGATGGCGACGGCGAGAGCCGCATCCTTGTGGCCGAGGCCAGCCCGAGCCTTACCGGAGCCCGCGCCGACGAGCGGCTGATCGCCGCCGAACAGCGAATGCCGGCCCTGCTGTCGGCGCTTGCGGCACGGCTTGGCATCATCGACGAGGCGCCGGAACTGAGCGAAAGCGACAGCCGCTGGGTAGACCGCGCCGCAACGGCGATCGAGGCCCGGCCGGACCGGGCGCTGGTGACGGTCGGGGCGCATCACGCGCCGGCGCTGCATGCGCTTGCCTGCAGGATCAACCAGCGTCTCGGCGCGATCGGCGAGACGCTCGCCTTCACCGAACCCGTCGCCGCAACGCCGGCCGGCCAGCGCGATCTCGACAGCCTGATCGATGACATGGATGCGGGCGCGGTTTCGACGCTGTTCGTCCTCGACTGCAACCCCGCCTATGCCGGACCGCCCGCTTTCGCCGGAGCGATGGCCAAGGTCGAAACGTCGCTGCATGCCGGGCTTTATTTCGACGAGACGGCCGCGCTCTGTCACTGGCACCTGCCGATCCCTCACGACCTTGAAAGCTGGAGCGATGCGCGTGCGGTCGACGGCACGGCGACCGTCCTCCAGCCGCTGGTGCGGCCCTTCTATGCGGTCCGCTCGCCACATACGCTCATCGCCAACCTGATGGGCCAAGCCGAGACGGATGCCCGCGCGATCGTGATGGCGACGTGGCGCGCGCGGCTTACGGGCGATTTTGACGCGCAATGGAATGAAGCCCTGTTTGCGGGCTTCGTTGACGGCACGGCGGCCGCGACGGTTGCCCCACCTGAAGCCGCCGGCGGGCCATTGGCGATGCCGACCCCGGAAGACGCCGCGCTCACCCTGCTCATCCAGCCGGATCCGTCGGTCTGGGATGGCCGCTTCGGCAATAATGGCTGGCTTCAGGAAACGCCGAAGCCGATGACCAAGCTGACATGGGGCAATCCGATCCTCATCAGCCCGGCGCTTGCCGAGCATGAAGGCCTCGCCGCCGGCGACGTCATCCGGCTCCGCCATGGCGACAGAACGGCGGAAGGCCCGGTCTGGATCCTGCCCGGCCAGCAGGCCGAGACACTCACCCTCACCCTCGGCTATGGCCACCGAAGCTTCGGTACGCTCGCCGATGGTCTGGGCACCAATGCCTATTCGCTGGTGGCGGGCCGCACCAGGCTAAGCGGGGTCACGCTGAAGAAATCGGGCGCGCGCGAAAAGCTCGCCTCGACCCAACTTCACCAGGCGATGGAGGGGCATGATTTCGTCAGGACCGTCACCGCCGAGGCATCGCGTCAGGCGGCCGCAAAGCACGAAGAAAAGCCGGGAAGCTTCTATCCGGAAAAGCCAAAGACCAGCCCGGCCTGGGGCATGTCGATCGATCTCGACGCCTGCATCGGCTGCAATGCCTGCGTCGTGGGCTGCAATGCGGAGAACAATATTCCGGTGGTCGGCAAGGACCTTGTGGCCGAGGGGCGCGAGATGCACTGGCTGCGCATCGACCGCTATTACGAAGGCCCGCCGGAGGCGCCGCTTTCCTATTTCCAACCCGTGCCCTGCATGCATTGCGAGGACGCGCCCTGCGAGATGGGCTGTCCGGTCAATGCCACCGTCCACAGTTCCGACGGGCTCAACGTACAGGTCTATAACCGCTGCATCGGCACCCGCACCTGCGCCTCCTACTGCCCCTACAAGGTGCGCCGCTTCAACTGGTTCGACTATACCGGCGACGACCCCGAGCAGCTTCGCGCCATGCGCAATCCGGAGGTCACCGTCCGCTCGCGCGGCGTCATGGAGAAGTGCACCTACTGCGTCCAGCGGATCGAGACCGCGCGCATCGACGCCGACCGCGAAAACCGGCCGCTCCGCGATGGCGAGGTGGTGACGGCCTGCCAGCAGGCCTGTCCGACACAGGCGATCAGCTTCGGCGATGTCGCCGATCCTGACACCGAGGTCAGCCGGCGGAAGGCGGAGCCGCGCGACTACCTGCTGCTGGAAGAGGTCAACACCAAGCCGCGCACATCCTATCTCGCACGGGTGGAGGGGTGATGGCGGAGGCAAGACCACTTTCTGCCGAACGGATCGACGCCGTCACCGATCTGCCGCTCGGTTTTCCGGCACCACGGGCGTGGGCGCTCTCGTTCGCCTTCGCCCTGCTGCTGCTCCTCTGCTTCGCCGTCGCCGTCACGGTACTCTTCTGGCGCGGCGTCGGCGTGTTCGGCAACAATATCCCGGTCGCCTGGGGCTTTCCGATCGTCAACTACATCTGGTTCCTCGGCATCGGCCATGCCGGAACGCTGATCTCCGCGCTGCTGCTCCTGACCGGCGTCGGACAGCGCAATGCACTCAACCGCTTTGCCGAGACGATGACGCTTTTCGCCGTCATCTGCGCCGGGCTCTATCCGATCCTCCATCTCGGCCGGCCATGGCTGTTTTACTGGACGGCGCCCTATCCGAACACGATGGGCATCTGGCCGCAGTTCAAGAGCCCGCTCTCCTGGGATTTCTTTGCCGTGCTGACCTATCTCGTGGCCTCCGCCGCCTTCTGGTATGTCGGCGCGATCCCCGATTTCGCCCGTCTGCGCGACCGCGCAAAGGGCCGCCTCGGGCAGGTCTGCTACGGGCTCGCCGCCCTTGGCTGGCGCGGCTCGATGCGGCACTGGAGGCGCTGGGAGCAGGCCTATCGGCTCTGCGCCGGACTTGCCGTCACGATGGTGTTCATCATCACCGCGGCCTATTCGCTGCTGCTCGGCGGCGGCCCGATCTCCGGCTGGAACTCGTCGATCTTTCCGCCCTATTTCCTCTGCGGCGCGGTGTTTTCCGGCTTTGCCGTGGTGGCGGTGATCATGGCGGTGCTGCGGCGCGCCTTCCGGCTCGATGACATTCTGACCGATGCCCATAGCGACCTGATCGGCAAGCTCCTGCTCGCGGTCGGGCTGATGACGGCCTACGGCTACCTCGCCGATATCTTCAACGCGCTCTATTCCGGCGAACAATCGGAGCTCGAAACGCTGCATGACCGGCTTTCCGGCGCCTATGCCTGGAGCTTCTGGGGCGCGGTCATCAGCAATTTCGTGCCGTTGCAACTGCTCTGGCTGCGGCGCGTGCGGCGAAACAGCCTGCTGCTTGCCGCCATCGGCGTTTCGGTCGCCGCCGGCATGTGGATGGAGCGCTACATGCTGATCGTTACCGGGCTTTACCGCGATCATCTCGTCTCCTCCTGGGGCACGTTTCAGGCAAGCCTCTGGGACTGGGCGCTGTTTGCCGGCATGATCGGCGTCTTCCTGGCGCCGTTCCTGCTGTTCGTCCGCCTGCTGCCGATCGTCTCCGGCTTCGAGCTGAAAAAGGCGTCAGAGGAGGCCCGCCATGCCCGCTGACCGCTCCGAGACGCATTATCACGCCGCAGCCGCCGGCTTCGCCGGGCCGGAAGGTCTGGCAAGCCATCTCGCAACATTGCGGCAGCGCGGCTATAGCAAGCTGGACGTTCTCGGCCCCTATTTCTCCGAGGAGATCGCCGACGCGCTCGACGCCGGCGATCATCGCGTTGCCTGGATCACGCTTGCCGGCGGGCTTTTCGGCGCGTTTGCCGGGCTCGGCGTGCAGCTTTACGCCAATTACGCCTATCCGCTGAATATCGGCGGGCGGCCCGTATTCGCCTGGCAGCCGTTGCCGATCATCACGCTCGAAGTCGCGGTGATGTCTGCCATCGTCTTCGCGGTGATCGGCACGCTTCTGTCCTGCCGGCTGCCGAAGCTGCATCACCCAGATTTCGAGATCCCGGATTTTTCCGCCGGCGACCGCTTCTACATCCTCGTCCACGCCACCGACGAGCACTTCGACACCGCGCGAACCCCGGATGACCTGAAGAACCTCGGCGCAGAAACCGTCGCACTGGTGCCGCTGCCGGAGGCGCCGTCATGACCCTGCAGCCCTTGCCCCTACTCGCCTGTCTTCTCATCCTTGCCGCCTGTGACGGCATGGACCACCAGCCGCGCTATGACGATTATGAGGAAAGCTCACTGTTTCCCGATGGCAAGGCGCTCCAGCATCCGCCGGAGGGCACGGTCTCGCGCAGCGCCCCGGCCGAGATCGCCGCGCGTCAGACCCGCCCGCCGATGGACCGCGCGCTGCTGGAGCGGGGGCAGGAGCGTTACGCGATCTTCTGCGTGCCGTGTCATGATCCCGCCGGCTACGGCAATGGCCGCATCCCCTCGCGCGGCTTTCCCGCCCCGCCGAGCTTCCATTCCGAGCGTCTGCGCAACGTCGATCCGCGCCATATCGTCGACGTCATCACCGATGGCTATGGCGTGATGTATTCCTATGCCGGCCGCGTTCCGCCACGCGACCGCTGGGCGATCGCGGCCTATGTCAAGGCGCTGCAGCTCAGCCAGGACGCGCCGGAGCGGCTGCTATCGGAGGAAGACCGGCAAAAGCTTGCGGAGCCGCGGCCATGACCCTTCGACCGACCGTCCCGTTGATCCGCCTGGTTGTCGGCCTGCTGCTGTTGGCGGTCGCCGGACTGCTGATCGTCGACCGGCCGGAACCGGGCCTCGCCGGCCTGCTCGCGGCCAGCGTTTTCGCGAGCGCCATCCCGATCGGCGCTGCCTTCCTGCTGCTCGTCATGGCGCTTACCGGCGGACGCTGGCAGCATGAACTCGCCGGGGCGACGGCGGGTCTCGTCCGGCTTGCGCCGATCTTCGTGGCCTTTCTGCCGCTGCTTCTGCTCTCGCCGACACTTTACGGCTGGCAGGGGATGGAGCGTGACACCACCTTCCGTGCTCTGTTTCTCAACGAGTGGTCCTACGCGCTTGTAACGATCGGCTTCCTGCTGGCATTGCTGCTCGCGCCATGGTGCGCGGCGCGCTCCCGCGCCACAGCGGCCGTGGCCCTCATCCTGTTCGTCATCCTGCAGGGGCTGGCGGCAAGCCTGTGGCTGATGCCGCTTGCGCCGGGCTATTTTTCCTCCGGCCTCGCGCTCTATGTGCTGTCGCTCCAGGTCGGTATCGCATTCTGCCTGCTCGTGCTTTCAGCCCCTGCATCGCGCCTGCCGCTCTCCGGCACGCTGCTGCTCGTCGCCGTGCTGTTCTGGCTCTATTTCGCCTACATCCAGTATTTCGTGTCCTGGAACGTCAATTCCGCCGCCGGGCTCGAATGGTTCGCGCCGCGCAGCGCGGGGCTCTGGCGCTATGTCGAATACCTGCTGGCGGCAAGCGGCGCGTTGCCTGCAGCGCTCCTGCTCTTCCCCCCGATCCGCCAGTCGCGACGCTGGACGGTGGCGCTCGCCGCCATCCTCCTCGGCGGCAAGGCGATCGAATGCCTCTGGCTTGCGCTTCCCGGCCGCGGCGGCCTTGCCGTGGCACTCCTTTCCGGCGCGGGCCTGATGCTCGCCGCAAGCGCCGGGTTTCGCCCGCCACGGGAGGCCCGGTCATGAACGAGAACAATAAAGGCGCCAAGTATGAACAGCGCGACGTCTCCGTCCGCATGGTCCTTTATGCCGGCGCCCTCCTCGTGGTCTTCGTGGCCGTGTCGCTGGCCTTCGTCGCTTTCCTCACCGGCCTTTTCAGCGTGCCGGATCGCGAACCGACGCCCGTCCGGACCGCCGAAAGGCCCGTCGCCGGCCCACGGCTGGAAGTCTATCCGAAGGCCGATCTTGACGCGCTGAACGCAAGCAACCGACGCCTTGTCGAAACCTACGGCCGCAGCGAGGACGGCCGCATCCGCATTCCCGCCGCTCGCGCCATCGACATCCTCGCCGACCGCGGCTGGCCGAACGATACCAATGGAGATGGCCGATGACGAAGCTCCCGTTCCTGGCATTGCTCCTCGCGCTTCTCGCCGTTCCAGCACTCGCCGCCCGCGACGCCAATTTCGACCCGTTCGGGCTTGCGGGCATTGACGAGCGGCCGGACGCCGAGATCCCCCTCGATCTGCCCTTTCGGAACGCCGATGGCGAGACGGTGACGCTCGCCGAATTTGCTGACGGAAAGCCGATCGTGCTGGTCCCGGTTCTGCACGACTGCCCGAACATCTGCGGGGTGACGCTTTCGGGCGTCATGCAGGCAATCCGGGCGCAGGAATTTGAGCCGGGCGAGGATTTCACCATGATCGCCTTCGGCATTGATCCGGCCGAAGGGCCGGAGGTTGCCCGTGCCGACCTCGCAGTGCTGCAAAAATCCTTCCCGGACATCGACATGAGCGGCATTCACGCGACGACCGGCACGAAGGAAAACATCCGCGCGGTGACCGACGCACTCGGCTATCGCTATGCCTATGACGAGCGCATCAGCCAGTACGCCCATGTCGCCGCCACCGCCTTCCTGACCCGCGACGGCCATTTGAGCCGCTGGATCTATGGCCTGACGCCGCAGCCGACTGACATGAAGCTGGCGCTGACGGAGGCCGGCGAAGGCAGGATCGGCGACTGGGGCGACCAGATCCTGCTGCTCTGCTACCACTATGACCCGGTCACCGGCCGCTATGGCTCGCTGGTGCAATCCATGCTGAGGATCGGCGGCGGGTTGACGGCGCTTGCCGGCGGCGGGCTGATCGCGGTGGCGCTTATGCGCGAACGCCGGAAGCGGAAGGAGGCGGCGGAATGAGCGATTTCATCGCGCTCTGGCCAGAATCTGCCTCCGCCTATAGCGGCCGGATCGACCTTTTGATGTGGGTGTTCACCGCACTGGTCGTGGCGCTTTCGGCGCCGGTCTTCATCCTGATCGCCTATTATGCCTGGAAATACCGCGCCGGCCGCAAGGCGGACCGCAGCGACCGGGTCAACCGCAACACCCTGATCGAGATTTCCTGGGCGCTGATCCCCTTCATCCTGATCGTGGCGCTGTTCGTCTGGTCGACACGGATGTTCTTCACCGTCCATCAGCCGCCGCCGGATGCGATGGAGATCAACGTCGTCGCCAAACAGTGGATGTGGAAATTCGAGCATGCCGGCGGCCAGCGCGAGATCGACGAACTGCATGTGCCGGTCGGCGAGCCCGTCAGACTATCGATGGCCTCGCAGGATGTGATCCACAGCCTCTATATTCCGGCGCTCAGGCTGAAGCAGGATGTGGTTCCCGGCCGCTATACCTCGCTCTGGTTCGAGGCCGACAAGCCCGGCATCTATGCACTCGCCTGCGCGGAATTCTGCGGGGCCGACCATTCGGAAATGACCGGCCGTTTCATCGTCATGGAAAAACCCGCCTTCGCCGCCTGGCTGGAGCAGTCCGGCACCGATGTTTCGCTGGCGGCGGAGGGTGAAAAACTCTTCCGCAGCAATGGCTGCAGCGGTTGCCACGGGCCCGCCGCCACCGTGAAAGCGCCCGATCTCGAAGGGCTTTACGGCAGCCCGGTTCCGCTTGCCGACGGCAGCATGGTGACGGCCGATGACCAGTATATCCGCGACAGCATCCTGCTGCCGCAGTCCGAGATCGCCGCCGGCTATCCGCCGATCATGCCGACATTCAAGAACGTGCTCAGCGAGGACGAGGTCATGAAGCTCGTCGCCTATATCAAGTCGCTCGCCACGACGGAGGACACGCCGTGACCGAAAACCCGCCAAGCTATCTCGATGCCGGCCATACCATCCGCTCCTGGCTGCTGACCACCGATCACAAGCGCATCGCCGTCCTTTACCTGATTTCGGTGACCTTCTTCTTCCTGGTCGGCGGGGCAGCCGCCGGGCTGGTGCGCGCCGACCTTCTGACGCCCGAAGGCGATCTGCTGACCAATGAGGGCTATAACCGCGCCTTCACGCTGCACGGCGTCATCATGGTCTGGTTCTTCCTGATCCCGTCCATCCCCAATGTCTTCGGCAATTTCCTGATCCCGCTGATGATCGGCGCGCGCGATCTCGCCTTTCCCCGGCTGAACCTCCTGAGCTGGTACATCTATATGCTGGGCGGCCTGTTCACGCTGATCGTGCTGCTTGTCGGCGGCGTCGATACCGGCTGGACCTTCTACACGCCGCTGTCATCGATGTTCTCGAACGGCCATGTCGTGCTGGTTGCCGCCGCCGTGTTCATCGTCGGCTTCTCGTCGATCCTGACCGGCCTCAACTTCATCGTCACCATCCACAAGCTGCGCGCGCCCGGCATGGGGTGGGGGCGGATGCCGCTCTTCGTCTGGTCGCACTACGCCACGTCGATCATCCTGGTGCTGGCAACCCCGGTGCTGTCGATCACGCTGGTGCTGATTGCAGCCGAGCGGCTGTTCGGCCTCGGCATCTTCGATCCGTCACTCGGCGGCGATCCCCTGCTGTTCCAGCATCTCTTCTGGTTTTACAGCCACCCGGCGGTCTACATCATGGTGCTGCCGGCGCTCGGCGTGATCAGCGAGCTCGTAGCCGCCGCCGCC
This window of the Martelella lutilitoris genome carries:
- a CDS encoding cytochrome c oxidase subunit I gives rise to the protein MTENPPSYLDAGHTIRSWLLTTDHKRIAVLYLISVTFFFLVGGAAAGLVRADLLTPEGDLLTNEGYNRAFTLHGVIMVWFFLIPSIPNVFGNFLIPLMIGARDLAFPRLNLLSWYIYMLGGLFTLIVLLVGGVDTGWTFYTPLSSMFSNGHVVLVAAAVFIVGFSSILTGLNFIVTIHKLRAPGMGWGRMPLFVWSHYATSIILVLATPVLSITLVLIAAERLFGLGIFDPSLGGDPLLFQHLFWFYSHPAVYIMVLPALGVISELVAAAARKPVFGYSFVAGSSIAIAIIGFFVWGHHMFVSGQSMYASAVFSFLSLAVAVPSGIKVYNWTATLYKGNILLDPPFLFAMSFIGLFVVGGLTGLALAMLSIDVHVHDTYFVVAHFHYIMVGGTISAYFGALHFWWPKMFGRMYPLTWGRITAATIFFGFNLTFFPQFILGFLGMPRRYHVYAPEFQTLHVLSSAGSTLLGFAYLLPFVYLGYSLVASKRASANPWGATGLEWTVPSPPPKHNFVEIPTVTGRPYDYPVDKEDSR
- the nrfD gene encoding NrfD/PsrC family molybdoenzyme membrane anchor subunit — encoded protein: MAEARPLSAERIDAVTDLPLGFPAPRAWALSFAFALLLLLCFAVAVTVLFWRGVGVFGNNIPVAWGFPIVNYIWFLGIGHAGTLISALLLLTGVGQRNALNRFAETMTLFAVICAGLYPILHLGRPWLFYWTAPYPNTMGIWPQFKSPLSWDFFAVLTYLVASAAFWYVGAIPDFARLRDRAKGRLGQVCYGLAALGWRGSMRHWRRWEQAYRLCAGLAVTMVFIITAAYSLLLGGGPISGWNSSIFPPYFLCGAVFSGFAVVAVIMAVLRRAFRLDDILTDAHSDLIGKLLLAVGLMTAYGYLADIFNALYSGEQSELETLHDRLSGAYAWSFWGAVISNFVPLQLLWLRRVRRNSLLLAAIGVSVAAGMWMERYMLIVTGLYRDHLVSSWGTFQASLWDWALFAGMIGVFLAPFLLFVRLLPIVSGFELKKASEEARHAR
- a CDS encoding c-type cytochrome; its protein translation is MTLQPLPLLACLLILAACDGMDHQPRYDDYEESSLFPDGKALQHPPEGTVSRSAPAEIAARQTRPPMDRALLERGQERYAIFCVPCHDPAGYGNGRIPSRGFPAPPSFHSERLRNVDPRHIVDVITDGYGVMYSYAGRVPPRDRWAIAAYVKALQLSQDAPERLLSEEDRQKLAEPRP
- a CDS encoding DUF3341 domain-containing protein → MPADRSETHYHAAAAGFAGPEGLASHLATLRQRGYSKLDVLGPYFSEEIADALDAGDHRVAWITLAGGLFGAFAGLGVQLYANYAYPLNIGGRPVFAWQPLPIITLEVAVMSAIVFAVIGTLLSCRLPKLHHPDFEIPDFSAGDRFYILVHATDEHFDTARTPDDLKNLGAETVALVPLPEAPS
- the coxB gene encoding cytochrome c oxidase subunit II, giving the protein MSDFIALWPESASAYSGRIDLLMWVFTALVVALSAPVFILIAYYAWKYRAGRKADRSDRVNRNTLIEISWALIPFILIVALFVWSTRMFFTVHQPPPDAMEINVVAKQWMWKFEHAGGQREIDELHVPVGEPVRLSMASQDVIHSLYIPALRLKQDVVPGRYTSLWFEADKPGIYALACAEFCGADHSEMTGRFIVMEKPAFAAWLEQSGTDVSLAAEGEKLFRSNGCSGCHGPAATVKAPDLEGLYGSPVPLADGSMVTADDQYIRDSILLPQSEIAAGYPPIMPTFKNVLSEDEVMKLVAYIKSLATTEDTP
- a CDS encoding SCO family protein, producing MTKLPFLALLLALLAVPALAARDANFDPFGLAGIDERPDAEIPLDLPFRNADGETVTLAEFADGKPIVLVPVLHDCPNICGVTLSGVMQAIRAQEFEPGEDFTMIAFGIDPAEGPEVARADLAVLQKSFPDIDMSGIHATTGTKENIRAVTDALGYRYAYDERISQYAHVAATAFLTRDGHLSRWIYGLTPQPTDMKLALTEAGEGRIGDWGDQILLLCYHYDPVTGRYGSLVQSMLRIGGGLTALAGGGLIAVALMRERRKRKEAAE
- a CDS encoding cytochrome c3 family protein, with translation MAQIFSASADAKLRLFAGAVALAVVVGGALWWSAASSSYRTDVDWVSEQPVPFSHQHHAGELGIDCRYCHDTVETSAQAGLPPTETCMTCHSQIWTDAEMLAPVRKSLATGEPLEWNRVARVPDYVYFDHSIHVATGVPCETCHGRVDQMPLMKQAKPFEMGWCLDCHRDPAPELRPPSEVTRMDWSSLDDDLAAHRDYGALVVEARGIEPDRLDDCNVCHR
- a CDS encoding TAT-variant-translocated molybdopterin oxidoreductase, coding for MTQESDIFRKHLDGRSGKALWRGLEQLSATEEFNAFLTSEFPALQAIGDGITRRGLLKTMAASFALAGLTGCEARSDENALPYVRAAASREKPVLYATATRLSGYALPVLGQTVAGRPVKLEGNPDHPATGGATDVFLQAALLGLYDPDRSQAPREFGDPASWAAFDAFLAEKRATLDATAGAGLSILTGQITSPTMIRQLEALLARWPLARWHVTEPVNEDNRILGAEAAFGRALMPQPDFSRAETILSFSDDFLGPGPRQSVNARQWSQRRKAFRDGDGESRILVAEASPSLTGARADERLIAAEQRMPALLSALAARLGIIDEAPELSESDSRWVDRAATAIEARPDRALVTVGAHHAPALHALACRINQRLGAIGETLAFTEPVAATPAGQRDLDSLIDDMDAGAVSTLFVLDCNPAYAGPPAFAGAMAKVETSLHAGLYFDETAALCHWHLPIPHDLESWSDARAVDGTATVLQPLVRPFYAVRSPHTLIANLMGQAETDARAIVMATWRARLTGDFDAQWNEALFAGFVDGTAAATVAPPEAAGGPLAMPTPEDAALTLLIQPDPSVWDGRFGNNGWLQETPKPMTKLTWGNPILISPALAEHEGLAAGDVIRLRHGDRTAEGPVWILPGQQAETLTLTLGYGHRSFGTLADGLGTNAYSLVAGRTRLSGVTLKKSGAREKLASTQLHQAMEGHDFVRTVTAEASRQAAAKHEEKPGSFYPEKPKTSPAWGMSIDLDACIGCNACVVGCNAENNIPVVGKDLVAEGREMHWLRIDRYYEGPPEAPLSYFQPVPCMHCEDAPCEMGCPVNATVHSSDGLNVQVYNRCIGTRTCASYCPYKVRRFNWFDYTGDDPEQLRAMRNPEVTVRSRGVMEKCTYCVQRIETARIDADRENRPLRDGEVVTACQQACPTQAISFGDVADPDTEVSRRKAEPRDYLLLEEVNTKPRTSYLARVEG